A single genomic interval of Armigeres subalbatus isolate Guangzhou_Male chromosome 1, GZ_Asu_2, whole genome shotgun sequence harbors:
- the LOC134208312 gene encoding uncharacterized protein LOC134208312: protein MSNSAMVAVAICCILVLLAVFIVLIIVVGQTMGEPK, encoded by the coding sequence ATGAGTAACAGTGCAATGGTTGCGGTGGCCATCTGCTGTATTCTGGTACTGCTGGCAGTATTCATCGTACTGATAATAGTGGTCGGGCAGACAATGGGCGAACCAAAGTGA